GGTCTTCATGCGCTTCAGGCTGAGCTGGATATGCTCCAGCACGGTCTGGTAATCTTTGCCGCCGCTCTTGGTGGAGATGACGATCTTACCGCGCACGTCCGCCAGGGCGGCGCCGATCTTCTCCTCGCTGTCGCTGTAAGCGTTGGCGGTGTCGAAATAGTTGATGCCGTGATCGTACGCCTTGCGCAGCAGATAGGCCGCGTCCTTCAACGGGATGCGCTGAATCGGCAGCGCGCCGAATCCGCAGGCGCTGACCATCAGCCCTGTTCTCCCCAGTCTGATCTTATCCATGACATGACCCCCTCTTCATGTTGAACGGATGACCGTGAGCTTACTATATCACGCCGCGCTGCAAAATCAAAACATGTATCCTGGTTTTCGCAAGGGAATGAAGATCCCAAAAAGCGGCCTCCGGCGCCGGCATTTCCCCTCCCAAGTTTGCTCAAAAGGTGCGCCGAGGCCGAAGCTTCGTCGTTTTTTCTGCTATAATAGATTGGTTCTGGTTCCATAAATCTGCCCGCGCGGCGTTGGAAGGAGGCCCGGCATGTTCATTCCCATCGAAGGCGAGGACTGCATTTTCCTCGAGAACGTCGTCGCGCTGGTCCACGACGAAGGGCGCACCACGGTTTATTACGGCGACGGGCACACCGGCGTGACGGGATTCCGTCCGGTGACGCTGAGGCGGCGCTATCGGGAATTGATGAGGGGAGCGCGGCATGTGGAGCTTCCCCGTTCACAGGAGGTCAATGGTTCATGAGCACTCAGTACACAGCCGAAGACATACAGATTCTGGAAGGTCTCGACCCCGTCCGCAAGCGGCCGGGCATGTACATCGGCGACACGACGACGAGGGGCCTTCACCACTGCGTGTACGAGGTGGTCGACAACGCGGTCGACGAAGCGCTGGCCGGCTTCTGCTCGGAGATCGCGGTGACGCTGCACGCCGACCAGAGCGTCAGCGTGTCCGACAACGGCCGCGGCATCCCCGTGGATCCGCATCCTTCCAACGGGCGTCCCGCCCTCGAGGTGGTGCTGACGGTGCTGCACGCGGGCGGCAAGTTCGACAACCACAATTACAAGATTTCCGGCGGGCTGCACGGCGTCGGCGTCTCGGTCGTGAACGCGCTTTCCGAGTGGCTGGAGGTCACGGTCTACCGCGACGGCAGGGAATGGCACGAACGTTTCGAGCGCGGCACGCCCGTTTCCGGCCTGACCGGCGGCACCCCGACGGCGAAGCGCGGCACGACGGTGACGTTCAGGCCCGACGCGGAGATTTTCGACGAGGTGACCTTTTCGGCCGAAACGCTGGGCAACCGCTTCCGCGAAATGGCCTTCCTGATCCCCGGGCTCAAGTTCGTCTTCGTCGACGAGGCCGAAGGCAAGACCTGGACGTATCATTACGAAGGCGGCGTCTCGGAGTTCGTCGCCTACCTCAATCAGGGCAAGCAGACGCTGACGCCCAAACCGATCGTCATCCGCGGCGAAAAGGACGGCGTGGCGGTGGAAGTCGGCTTTCAGTACACCGACGAGTACATCGAGCGGCTTTACTCGTTCGCCAACCTGATCAACACGATCGAGGGCGGAACTCACGTGGCCGGCCTGCGCAGCGCCATCACGCGCGGCATCAACGAGGGGGCCCGCCGCGCCGGCGTGCTCAAGGAAAAGGACGAAAACCTCTCCGGCGACGACCTGCGCGAGGGGCTGACCTGCGTGCTTTCCGTCAAGCTGGGCAATCCCCAGTTCGAAGGACAGACCAAGACCAAGCTGGGCAACGGCAACGTCAAGGGCATCGTCGATTCGATTCTCTACGACGGCATCCTGCAGGAGCTCGAAGAGGATCCGTCGGTGATCAAGCCGATCATCGAAAAAGCCATCAAGGCCCGCCAGGCCCGCGAAGCCGCCAAGAAGGCCCGCGAGCTCGTGCGCAAATCGGCGATGAGCGGCCTTTCGCTGCCGGGCAAGCTGGCCGACTGTTCCAGCCGCACCGCCGAGAACTGCGAGGTCTACATCGTCGAGGGAGACTCGGCCGGCGGCAGCGCCAAGCAGGGGCGCGACCGCAAGTTCCAGGCCATCCTGCCCCTGCGCGGCAAGATCCTCAACGTCGAGAAGGCGCGCATGGACAAGATGCTCGGCAGCAAGGAGATCCGCGTCATCATCCAGGCGCTCGGCTGCGGCATCGGCGAGGACTTCGACATCGGCAAGCTGCGCTACAACAAGATCATCATCATGACCGACGCCGACGTCGACGGCGCCCACATCAGCACGCTGCTGCTGACGTTCTTCTTCCGCCACATGCGCGAGCTGATCGAAAAAGGCCATATCTATCTGGCCGTGCCGCCGCTCTATCGCGTGCAGGTCGGCAAGAAAGTCGACTACCTCTACAGCGACAAGGAGCTGCGCAAAGTCATGGACGGACTTGCGGCCGACGGCAAAAAAGCCGCCGTGCAGCGCTACAAGGGCCTGGGCGAGATGAATCCCGGCCAGCTCTGGGAGACGACGATGGACCCCGCCACGCGCCTGCTCAAGCAGATCGAGCTGGACGACCTGGCCGGCGCCGACCAGTACTTCGACATCCTCATGGGCGACCGCGTCGAGCCGCGCCGCCAGTTCATCGAAGAGCACGCCCATGAAGTGCACAATCTGGACGTGTGATTCCCGCGACAACAAAAAGCTTCAACCGAACGTTCGCGTTCGGTTGAAGCTTTTTTCATTTCCCCGATTCGGTTCACGCTTTCTTTTTCGCGAAGCAGCCCCACATCAGCGCGCCGAACAGCACGCCGCCGACGATGTTGCCCAGCGTCACGGGCAGGAGATTGCCGGCGAGGAAATTTTTCCACGTCAGTCCGCTCAGGTCAAGGCCGGCCTCCGCCGCCTTCTGCGCGTACAGCGGCACGTTCTTTGCGAACAGAGCGGCGGGGACGTAGAACATGTTCGCCACGCTGTGTTCGAAACCGCACATGACGAAAAACGCTATGGGAAAGTACGCGCCCGCGGCGCGCCCGCACAGGTCTTTGCCGGAAAGGGCCAACAGCACGGCCGCACAGACAAGGATATTGCACAGCGCTCCCAGCAGCACGGCCGGGACAAAATCCAGCGCGCACTTCGCGGTCGCGAGTTTCATCGTGAACAGCGCCAGTCCGCCGTCGGAGTAATGCAGCTGTCCTGCATAAACGCCCGCGGCGGCGGTCAGCGCCGCGCCGACGAAGTTCCCGACGTAGGCGCAGCCCCAGTTGCGCACCATGCTGCCGACGGTCGCCGTGCCGTCAAGCACGGCGATGGAGATCAGGCAGTTGCCTGTGAACAACTCCGCGCCCAGCAGGACCACCATGATCAGGCCAAAAGGGAAGACCAGTCCCGACAACAGGCGAACCGATGCGGCTGCGCCGGCGCCGTGCGAAATTACGTTTGCCGCCGCAGCCGCTATGGCGATGCAGAACCCCGCCAGCATGCCCAGCAGCAAGATCTTCCAGACAGGCAGACGCGTTTTCGCAGCTCCCGCCGCGGCGTAATTGGCGACGACTTCCGCCGGGGAAAACAGGTTCATCGTTCCACCTCAGGCGTCGCCGTGCGGTCTTTGAAGATATGTGTCACGTCATACACACTCCGTTTCTTTTCCGAAATAATCGCCGTCGCTTCAAAATCTTCCGCGGCGGCGTGCCCCGGCGCGTCCTGAAGGGGCGATCGCACTGCGGCAAGCCCTTCAGAACGCGCGGTGAAAATCCGGACGCGGCTTTCGCGAACGTCTCTATTTTTCAGTTTCCCACCGCACCGTCGGCAGACGATCGTTTAACTCTCGACGAAACCGACGACTTCGCCGATGTAAATCGTGTGGGGAGCTTCTTCGGCGTAATAAGCTTTGGCCGCGTCGGCGGGGATGTTCGCCAGTTCCATGTCGTGGCGGTAGATTTTTTTGCAGATCAGCGTCAGTTCGGCCTGGGCGAAGGTGACGCCGTGTACGACCGCCCGCGGCGTCAGGCGGGTCAGCGCGATTTTATCGCCGTCGCGCCCCGATTTGGAGCCGAGGATCGTCAGGTCGCGGCGGTATTCTTGGGGATAGAAGCCGACGGTGAAATATTCGTTTGCGTCCATGAAGCCGTGCGTGCAGCGCACGGGCTTGACGAAGACCGTGACGACGTTCTTGTTCCACAGCGTGCCCAGCTGCCCCCAGCCGATGGTCATGGCGTTGTAATTGCCGATCGATCCGGCCGCCAGCAACGCCCAGTCCTTGTTGAAAAGTTCGAAAACGTTCACGTTCAGTTCGTCGATGTTTTTCACGATCGTGACCTCCCATAAATGACGCCGGGCACAGTCGCTCCGGCGCGGAATCCGCTTTTTCGAGCGCGGCGCGGCAGATCGATTGAATCGTGTTTTTGCAACGACTCATGCCATGTTCGGTGAAAAATGTTCCACGTGGAACATTTTCGAAGGCGTCCGTTTCGCCGGCGCGCTACGCCTCGCGGTCGACGAGGCGGCGGATCAGGGCCATGTCGAGATGCTCGCGCAGGGTCTGAGCCAGCGTGTCGTACTGCCGCTCCTTGTACGCCTTCCAGTCGAACGGACGCGCGTCGAGCGTCACCCCCTTGCGACGGGCCAGCGCGCCGAGTACGGCGCGGCGGCAGGCTTCGCTGTCGAAAAAGCCGTGCAGGTAACAGCCGTACACGCTGCCGCGCTGGCAGCCGTCGGGCGCGCCGTCTTCAAGCCGGAGCAGCGGCTCCGCGCCGTCGTCGCGGCAGGTCGTGCCGCAGTGGATCTCGTAGCCTTCGAGTTTGGCACCGCTCAGCGCGGCGAAAACGCCTTTTACGGAGCCCGCGCGGGCTGTCGTGCGCGTGCGGCGCTTTTCGGGCCGAAAGCGCGTGACGACCGGCAACAATCCCATGCCGGCGATCGAACCGCCGCCTTCCACGCCCTCTTCGTCGACGATCTCGCGCCCCAGCATCTGGTAG
This sequence is a window from Pyramidobacter sp. YE332. Protein-coding genes within it:
- the gyrB gene encoding DNA topoisomerase (ATP-hydrolyzing) subunit B, translated to MSTQYTAEDIQILEGLDPVRKRPGMYIGDTTTRGLHHCVYEVVDNAVDEALAGFCSEIAVTLHADQSVSVSDNGRGIPVDPHPSNGRPALEVVLTVLHAGGKFDNHNYKISGGLHGVGVSVVNALSEWLEVTVYRDGREWHERFERGTPVSGLTGGTPTAKRGTTVTFRPDAEIFDEVTFSAETLGNRFREMAFLIPGLKFVFVDEAEGKTWTYHYEGGVSEFVAYLNQGKQTLTPKPIVIRGEKDGVAVEVGFQYTDEYIERLYSFANLINTIEGGTHVAGLRSAITRGINEGARRAGVLKEKDENLSGDDLREGLTCVLSVKLGNPQFEGQTKTKLGNGNVKGIVDSILYDGILQELEEDPSVIKPIIEKAIKARQAREAAKKARELVRKSAMSGLSLPGKLADCSSRTAENCEVYIVEGDSAGGSAKQGRDRKFQAILPLRGKILNVEKARMDKMLGSKEIRVIIQALGCGIGEDFDIGKLRYNKIIIMTDADVDGAHISTLLLTFFFRHMRELIEKGHIYLAVPPLYRVQVGKKVDYLYSDKELRKVMDGLAADGKKAAVQRYKGLGEMNPGQLWETTMDPATRLLKQIELDDLAGADQYFDILMGDRVEPRRQFIEEHAHEVHNLDV
- a CDS encoding formate/nitrite transporter family protein; the protein is MNLFSPAEVVANYAAAGAAKTRLPVWKILLLGMLAGFCIAIAAAAANVISHGAGAAASVRLLSGLVFPFGLIMVVLLGAELFTGNCLISIAVLDGTATVGSMVRNWGCAYVGNFVGAALTAAAGVYAGQLHYSDGGLALFTMKLATAKCALDFVPAVLLGALCNILVCAAVLLALSGKDLCGRAAGAYFPIAFFVMCGFEHSVANMFYVPAALFAKNVPLYAQKAAEAGLDLSGLTWKNFLAGNLLPVTLGNIVGGVLFGALMWGCFAKKKA
- a CDS encoding flavin reductase; the encoded protein is MKNIDELNVNVFELFNKDWALLAAGSIGNYNAMTIGWGQLGTLWNKNVVTVFVKPVRCTHGFMDANEYFTVGFYPQEYRRDLTILGSKSGRDGDKIALTRLTPRAVVHGVTFAQAELTLICKKIYRHDMELANIPADAAKAYYAEEAPHTIYIGEVVGFVES